A genomic stretch from Serratia entomophila includes:
- the dnaG gene encoding DNA primase: MAGRIPRVFINDLLARTDIVDLIDARVKLKKQGKNYHACCPFHHEKTPSFTVNGDKQFYHCFGCGAHGNAVDFLMNYDRLEFVETIEELATMHGLEVPYEAGTGPTQIERHQRQSLYQLMEQLSAFYQQSLHQSSGTPARNYLQQRGLSDDVIRHFAIGFAPAGWDNALKRFGRDADSRQALNDAGMLVTNDQGRTYDRFRERVMFPIRDKRGRVIAFGGRVLGDGMPKYLNSPETEVFHKGRQLYGLYEAQQNHPTPQRLLVVEGYMDVVALAQYGIDYAVASLGTSTTAEHIQLLFRATDNVVCCYDGDRAGREAAWRALETALPYLNDGRQLRFMFLPDGEDPDTLVRKEGKEAFEQRMEQAQPLSTFLFETLMPQVDLSSPDGRAKLSTLALPLITQVPGETLRLYLRQQLGSKLGLLDDSQLDKLMPKQAENANTYQAPQLKRTTMRILIGLLVQNPQLATLIPSLEGLEQTKQAGLPLFVELVQTCLAQPGLSTGQLLELYRDDKFSQQLETLASWNHMIVEDMVEQTFLDTLASLYDSVLEQRLETLIAQARTHGLSPEEREEVRSLNQVLAKKN, encoded by the coding sequence ATGGCTGGACGAATTCCGCGCGTATTTATCAATGACTTGCTGGCTCGCACCGACATCGTCGATTTGATCGACGCCCGCGTGAAGCTCAAGAAGCAGGGCAAGAACTACCACGCGTGCTGTCCGTTCCACCACGAAAAGACGCCTTCATTTACCGTTAATGGCGACAAGCAGTTTTACCACTGTTTTGGTTGTGGCGCGCACGGCAACGCCGTCGACTTTTTGATGAATTACGACAGGCTCGAGTTTGTCGAAACCATCGAAGAGCTGGCGACCATGCACGGGCTGGAAGTGCCTTACGAGGCAGGCACCGGGCCGACCCAGATCGAACGTCATCAGCGCCAAAGCCTGTACCAACTGATGGAACAGCTCAGCGCGTTCTATCAACAGTCACTGCATCAATCTTCCGGCACGCCGGCGCGCAATTATTTGCAACAGCGCGGGTTGAGTGACGACGTTATCCGCCATTTCGCCATCGGCTTCGCGCCGGCGGGGTGGGATAACGCGCTGAAGCGTTTTGGGCGCGACGCCGACTCACGCCAGGCATTGAACGATGCCGGCATGCTGGTGACTAACGATCAAGGACGCACGTACGATCGTTTCCGTGAACGCGTGATGTTCCCTATCCGCGACAAACGCGGGCGAGTGATCGCCTTTGGCGGGCGCGTGCTGGGTGACGGCATGCCGAAATACCTGAACTCGCCGGAAACCGAAGTATTCCACAAGGGCCGTCAATTGTACGGCCTGTATGAAGCACAACAGAACCACCCTACCCCGCAGCGGTTGCTGGTAGTGGAAGGTTATATGGACGTGGTGGCGCTGGCGCAATACGGTATCGATTATGCCGTCGCCTCGCTCGGAACCTCAACGACGGCTGAACATATTCAGCTGCTGTTCCGCGCCACCGACAACGTGGTCTGTTGTTATGACGGCGACCGGGCCGGCCGTGAAGCCGCCTGGCGCGCGCTGGAAACTGCGCTGCCCTACCTGAACGACGGGCGCCAGCTGCGGTTCATGTTTTTGCCCGATGGCGAAGACCCGGACACGCTGGTGCGCAAAGAAGGCAAAGAGGCGTTCGAACAACGAATGGAGCAGGCGCAGCCGCTTTCCACTTTCCTGTTCGAAACCCTGATGCCGCAGGTGGATCTGAGCAGCCCGGACGGGCGCGCCAAGCTGAGCACGCTGGCGCTGCCGCTGATTACTCAGGTGCCGGGCGAAACGTTGCGCTTGTATCTGCGCCAACAGCTCGGCAGCAAGCTGGGGTTGCTGGACGACAGCCAGCTCGACAAGCTGATGCCCAAGCAGGCTGAAAATGCGAATACCTATCAGGCGCCCCAGCTAAAACGCACAACCATGCGTATACTGATAGGGTTACTGGTGCAAAATCCGCAATTGGCTACACTTATCCCTTCGCTGGAGGGATTGGAGCAAACCAAGCAGGCGGGGTTGCCGCTGTTCGTCGAACTGGTGCAGACCTGTCTGGCGCAGCCGGGGTTGAGCACCGGGCAGTTGCTGGAGCTGTATCGCGACGACAAATTCAGCCAGCAGCTTGAAACCCTGGCGTCATGGAACCATATGATCGTTGAGGACATGGTCGAACAGACCTTTTTGGATACGTTGGCCAGCCTGTATGACTCGGTGCTCGAGCAGCGGCTGGAAACGCTGATCGCGCAGGCCAGGACGCACGGCCTAAGCCCGGAAGAACGTGAAGAAGTCCGTTCGCTCAACCAGGTTTTAGCGAAGAAAAACTGA
- the rpoD gene encoding RNA polymerase sigma factor RpoD has protein sequence MEQNPQSQLKLLVQRGKEQGYLTYAEVNDHLPEDIVDSDQIEDIIQMINDMGIQVMEEAPDADDLLLAENSNSTDEDAEEAAAQVLSSVESEIGRTTDPVRMYMREMGTVELLTREGEIDIAKRIEDGINQVQCSVAEYPEAITYLLEQYDRVEAGEARLSDLITGFVDPNAEEDIAPTATHVGSELSTEEQDDDEEDEDEDDDAEDDNSIDPELARQKFTDLRDQYEATRLVIKKNGRSHASAAEEILKLSEVFKQFRLVPKQFDFLVNSMRVMMDRVRTQERIIMKLCVEQCKMPKKNFVTLFAGNETSDSWFEAALAMAKPWSEKLKDVAEDVQRSLQKLRQIEEETGLTIEQVKDINRRMSIGEAKARRAKKEMVEANLRLVISIAKKYTNRGLQFLDLIQEGNIGLMKAVDKFEYRRGYKFSTYATWWIRQAITRSIADQARTIRIPVHMIETINKLNRISRQMLQEMGREPTPEELAERMLMPEDKIRKVLKIAKEPISMETPIGDDEDSHLGDFIEDTTLELPLDSATSESLRSATHDVLAGLTAREAKVLRMRFGIDMNTDHTLEEVGKQFDVTRERIRQIEAKALRKLRHPSRSEVLRSFLDD, from the coding sequence ATGGAGCAAAACCCGCAGTCACAGCTTAAACTTCTTGTCCAACGTGGTAAGGAGCAAGGCTATCTGACCTATGCTGAGGTCAATGACCATCTGCCGGAAGATATCGTCGACTCCGATCAGATCGAAGACATCATCCAGATGATTAACGACATGGGCATCCAGGTGATGGAAGAAGCACCGGATGCCGATGACCTGCTGCTTGCTGAAAACTCAAACAGCACCGACGAAGATGCGGAAGAAGCCGCCGCTCAGGTGCTGTCCAGCGTGGAATCTGAAATCGGGCGCACCACTGACCCGGTGCGCATGTACATGCGCGAAATGGGTACCGTTGAGCTGCTGACGCGCGAAGGCGAAATCGACATCGCCAAACGCATCGAAGACGGCATCAACCAGGTGCAGTGCTCCGTCGCAGAATACCCGGAAGCCATTACCTACCTGCTGGAACAGTACGATCGCGTCGAAGCGGGCGAAGCGCGCCTGTCTGACCTGATCACCGGCTTCGTCGATCCGAACGCGGAAGAGGACATCGCCCCAACCGCCACGCACGTCGGTTCTGAACTGTCGACCGAAGAACAGGACGACGACGAAGAAGACGAAGATGAAGACGACGACGCTGAAGACGACAACAGCATCGATCCGGAACTGGCGCGCCAGAAATTTACCGATCTGCGCGATCAGTACGAAGCGACCCGTCTGGTGATCAAAAAGAACGGCCGCAGCCACGCCAGCGCAGCAGAAGAGATCCTGAAGCTGTCTGAAGTGTTCAAGCAGTTCCGCCTGGTGCCTAAGCAGTTCGACTTCCTGGTCAACAGCATGCGCGTCATGATGGACCGCGTCCGTACTCAGGAACGCATCATCATGAAGCTGTGCGTTGAACAGTGCAAAATGCCGAAGAAAAACTTCGTCACCCTGTTCGCCGGCAACGAAACCAGCGATTCCTGGTTCGAAGCGGCGCTGGCAATGGCCAAGCCATGGTCAGAGAAGCTGAAAGACGTTGCGGAAGACGTGCAGCGCAGCCTGCAGAAGCTGCGCCAGATCGAAGAAGAAACCGGCCTGACCATCGAGCAGGTCAAAGACATCAACCGCCGCATGTCGATCGGTGAAGCGAAAGCCCGCCGCGCGAAGAAAGAGATGGTTGAGGCTAACCTGCGTCTGGTTATTTCCATCGCCAAGAAATACACCAACCGCGGCCTGCAGTTCCTGGATCTGATCCAGGAAGGCAACATCGGCTTGATGAAAGCGGTAGACAAGTTTGAATACCGCCGTGGTTACAAGTTCTCGACTTACGCCACCTGGTGGATCCGTCAGGCCATCACCCGCTCCATCGCCGACCAGGCGCGTACCATCCGTATTCCGGTGCACATGATTGAGACCATCAACAAGCTCAATCGTATCTCGCGCCAGATGCTGCAAGAGATGGGCCGTGAACCGACGCCGGAAGAGCTGGCTGAGCGCATGCTGATGCCGGAAGACAAGATCCGCAAAGTGCTGAAGATCGCCAAAGAGCCGATCTCCATGGAAACGCCGATCGGCGATGATGAAGATTCACATCTGGGCGATTTCATCGAGGACACCACCCTCGAGCTGCCGCTGGATTCCGCGACCTCGGAAAGCCTGCGTTCCGCCACGCACGACGTGCTGGCCGGGCTGACCGCGCGTGAGGCTAAAGTGCTGCGCATGCGTTTCGGCATCGACATGAACACCGATCATACGCTGGAAGAAGTGGGCAAACAGTTCGACGTTACCCGCGAGCGTATTCGCCAGATCGAAGCCAAGGCGTTGCGCAAGCTGCGCCACCCAAGCCGTTCCGAAGTGCTGCGCAGCTTCCTGGACGACTAA
- the mug gene encoding G/U mismatch-specific DNA glycosylase: protein MELLAPDLRVVFCGINPGLSSAHQGYPFANGSNRFWKVLHQAGFTRSQLAPEQWRQLQDNGCGITALVARPTVAASELTRDELRGGGEALRDKIMRYQPRALAILGKQAFSTAFGIKNAPWGRQEMMLGATEVWVLPNPSGLNRATLEQLTASYRELFLALG, encoded by the coding sequence ATGGAACTCCTGGCGCCCGATCTGCGGGTGGTGTTTTGCGGCATCAATCCCGGCCTTTCCTCCGCCCATCAGGGCTACCCCTTCGCCAACGGCAGCAACCGCTTCTGGAAGGTGCTGCACCAGGCCGGCTTTACCCGCAGCCAGCTGGCGCCGGAGCAGTGGCGCCAGCTGCAGGATAATGGCTGCGGCATCACCGCGCTGGTGGCGCGCCCGACGGTAGCGGCCAGCGAGCTGACGCGCGACGAACTGCGCGGCGGCGGCGAGGCGTTGAGAGACAAAATTATGCGTTATCAGCCGCGCGCCCTGGCGATCCTTGGCAAGCAGGCGTTCAGCACCGCCTTCGGGATAAAAAATGCGCCCTGGGGCAGGCAGGAGATGATGCTGGGCGCAACCGAGGTGTGGGTGTTGCCTAACCCCAGCGGATTGAACCGCGCCACGCTGGAGCAGCTTACCGCCAGCTACCGAGAGCTGTTCCTGGCTCTGGGGTGA
- a CDS encoding aminoglycoside phosphotransferase family protein, whose protein sequence is MNIDEKLVSQLIATQFPHWANLPLRPVDAGGWDNRVFHLGNQMLVRMPSAECYASQVEKEQFWLPKLAPLLPIPISTPLALGKPAENYPWKWSIYRWIEGETAASSPVANLGEFAGDLARFLLALHSIDSAGGPAAGKQNFHRGGSLSVYDAETRQAISDLAARINVSLLTEIWDAGCATIWTKAPVWVHGDISAGNLLVKNHRLSAVIDFGQLGVGDPACDVVIAWTYLDAYSRPAFREALSIDANTWARGRAWALWKALIVAVKPDNTNAVEARQAWRTIEQIIAEWKATREAGR, encoded by the coding sequence ATGAACATTGACGAGAAGCTTGTCTCTCAACTTATTGCCACCCAGTTCCCACATTGGGCGAATTTACCCCTACGGCCAGTTGATGCCGGGGGCTGGGATAATAGGGTTTTTCATTTGGGTAATCAGATGCTGGTAAGGATGCCAAGCGCTGAATGTTATGCTTCTCAAGTGGAAAAAGAGCAGTTCTGGTTGCCAAAGCTGGCTCCCTTGCTGCCGATCCCCATTTCCACGCCTTTGGCGCTGGGTAAACCGGCCGAGAATTACCCCTGGAAATGGTCTATCTATCGCTGGATTGAGGGCGAAACCGCAGCATCTTCTCCAGTCGCAAATCTTGGCGAGTTTGCCGGCGATCTCGCCCGGTTCCTGCTGGCCTTACATAGCATCGACTCTGCGGGCGGGCCTGCGGCGGGAAAACAGAACTTCCACCGGGGCGGTTCACTCAGTGTCTATGACGCCGAAACGCGGCAAGCAATCTCGGATTTGGCCGCCAGGATTAACGTGAGTTTGCTTACCGAGATTTGGGATGCCGGATGCGCCACGATCTGGACAAAGGCGCCGGTGTGGGTGCATGGCGACATAAGCGCAGGCAACCTTTTGGTTAAAAATCATCGACTCAGCGCGGTGATTGATTTTGGCCAACTGGGCGTGGGTGATCCCGCATGTGATGTTGTTATCGCCTGGACCTACCTTGATGCATACAGCAGACCAGCATTCCGTGAGGCTTTGTCGATTGATGCCAATACGTGGGCGCGCGGCCGGGCCTGGGCGTTATGGAAGGCGTTGATTGTGGCTGTGAAACCCGATAATACCAATGCCGTTGAAGCCAGGCAGGCCTGGCGGACTATTGAGCAGATTATTGCTGAGTGGAAGGCGACGCGCGAAGCGGGCAGGTGA
- a CDS encoding HPP family protein codes for MKTQWIESVKVGCARLWPHPLAVGKKEILLSSLGAGLGLTIASWVSHFILGEVNLWFIAPMGASAVLLFGVPNSPLAQPWSIVGGNTLAAAVGVSCGLLIADPGLACGLAACLAIGLMFRLRCLHPPGGAVALTAILGGPGVHQMGYHFVLYPVLLNSLLLAALAILFNNLAGRRYPHTLAPAEAKPANLPIDAVSITRADLHQALMQGELFDIDEDDLQEILLRAEQLAHRRQNPGG; via the coding sequence ATGAAGACGCAGTGGATTGAAAGTGTGAAGGTAGGATGTGCGCGCCTGTGGCCGCATCCGCTGGCGGTGGGCAAGAAAGAGATTTTGCTTTCCAGCCTGGGAGCGGGGCTGGGGTTAACGATCGCCAGCTGGGTCAGCCATTTTATTCTGGGTGAGGTGAACCTGTGGTTTATCGCGCCGATGGGGGCCTCGGCGGTATTGCTGTTTGGCGTGCCTAACAGCCCGCTGGCGCAGCCCTGGTCGATCGTTGGCGGCAATACGCTGGCGGCGGCGGTGGGCGTCAGCTGCGGTTTGCTGATTGCCGACCCCGGTTTAGCCTGCGGGCTGGCGGCCTGCCTGGCGATCGGCCTGATGTTCAGGCTGCGCTGCCTGCACCCGCCGGGCGGGGCGGTGGCGCTGACCGCCATCCTCGGTGGCCCGGGTGTCCACCAGATGGGCTACCATTTCGTGCTTTACCCGGTGCTGCTCAATTCGCTGCTGCTGGCGGCGCTGGCGATACTGTTCAATAACCTGGCCGGGCGGCGTTATCCGCACACCCTGGCGCCGGCGGAGGCCAAACCGGCCAACCTGCCGATCGATGCGGTGTCTATCACCCGCGCCGACCTGCACCAAGCGCTGATGCAGGGTGAGCTGTTCGATATCGACGAGGACGATCTGCAGGAAATCCTGCTGCGCGCCGAGCAGCTGGCCCACCGGCGGCAAAATCCGGGAGGGTGA
- the yfcF gene encoding glutathione transferase gives MSQPIVELYTDSQFFSPYALSAFVALTEKAIPFNVKPVDLAKEEHQQAAYVSLSLTRRVPTLVIGEFQLSESSAIAEYLEDIHPAHAIYPRDVKQRAKAREIQAWLRSDFMPIRAERSTEVIFSDGKFPPLSAAAQGAAHKLIAAVEKLLSHGQDNLFREWCIADTDLALMLNRLVMHGDAVPESLRHYAHKQWQRPSVQAWLALPAKMRG, from the coding sequence ATGTCGCAACCGATTGTCGAACTCTATACCGACAGCCAATTCTTCAGCCCTTACGCCCTGTCGGCGTTTGTTGCGCTGACGGAAAAAGCTATCCCGTTCAACGTGAAGCCGGTTGATTTGGCTAAGGAAGAGCACCAGCAGGCCGCCTATGTCTCGCTGTCGCTGACGCGCCGGGTGCCGACCCTGGTCATCGGGGAGTTTCAGCTGTCCGAGTCTTCGGCGATTGCCGAATATCTGGAGGACATCCACCCGGCCCATGCCATCTACCCGCGCGACGTCAAACAGCGCGCCAAAGCGCGTGAGATCCAGGCCTGGTTGCGCAGCGACTTTATGCCGATCCGCGCCGAGCGTTCTACCGAAGTGATCTTCAGCGATGGCAAGTTCCCGCCGCTGTCCGCCGCGGCACAGGGCGCAGCGCACAAGCTGATCGCCGCCGTCGAGAAGCTGCTGAGCCACGGGCAGGATAATCTGTTCAGGGAGTGGTGCATCGCCGATACCGATCTGGCGCTGATGCTCAACCGGCTGGTGATGCACGGCGACGCGGTGCCGGAAAGCCTTCGCCACTATGCGCATAAACAGTGGCAACGCCCTTCGGTGCAGGCCTGGCTGGCGCTGCCGGCGAAAATGCGCGGCTAA
- a CDS encoding aromatic amino acid transport family protein, whose translation MSSDNTYVSPALAAGVRAPAPAKSLSFLEGVAMIVGTNIGAGVLSIAYASSKAGFLPLLFWLMLVGGLTTITMLYVAESTLRTRAHLQLSGLAKRYVGGAGAWLMFASVCVNSVGALTAYMTGSGKLLQSLFGISPALGSLLFFVPAAGVLYLGLKAIGRGEKFISIGMVVMLTALVAATLLKDTTQMRNLLDGDWRFMVPVFNVVVFCFSAQYIVPEMARGFSDKPEQLPKAIIVGMVVTFVLLAAVPMSVIALSGLDDISDVATISWGQALGQWAFFSANVFALCAMLTSYWGLGGSFLTNIFDKFRLGNDELPLRRFGVLLLVVVPPFALAYSGLVSFVNALYFAGVFSGVILSIMPMLILRGARKHGDQTPRWQCGWITHPLLQNSIVLLYLGSAVYAIASLLGYLPSGW comes from the coding sequence ATGTCTTCTGATAACACCTATGTTTCTCCGGCGCTTGCCGCCGGGGTGCGAGCACCTGCACCCGCCAAATCACTGAGTTTCCTCGAAGGGGTGGCGATGATTGTCGGCACCAACATCGGCGCCGGCGTGTTGTCCATCGCCTACGCCTCCAGCAAGGCCGGCTTTTTGCCGCTGCTGTTCTGGCTGATGCTGGTCGGCGGGTTGACCACCATCACCATGCTGTATGTCGCCGAATCCACGCTGCGCACCCGCGCGCACCTGCAGCTGAGCGGGCTGGCGAAGCGCTACGTCGGCGGCGCCGGCGCCTGGCTGATGTTCGCTTCGGTGTGCGTTAACAGCGTCGGCGCGCTCACCGCCTATATGACCGGCAGCGGCAAGCTGCTGCAGTCGCTGTTCGGCATCTCGCCGGCGCTCGGCAGCCTGCTGTTCTTCGTACCGGCGGCGGGAGTGTTGTATCTCGGGCTGAAGGCGATTGGCCGCGGCGAGAAGTTTATCAGCATCGGCATGGTAGTGATGCTGACCGCGCTGGTGGCGGCGACGCTGCTGAAAGACACCACCCAGATGCGCAACCTGCTGGACGGCGACTGGCGCTTTATGGTGCCGGTGTTCAACGTGGTGGTGTTCTGCTTCTCGGCGCAGTACATCGTGCCGGAAATGGCGCGCGGCTTCTCCGATAAGCCCGAGCAGCTGCCGAAGGCGATTATCGTCGGCATGGTGGTGACCTTCGTGCTGCTGGCGGCGGTGCCGATGTCGGTGATTGCGCTCAGCGGGCTGGACGATATCTCAGACGTGGCGACCATCTCCTGGGGCCAGGCGCTGGGGCAGTGGGCGTTCTTCTCCGCCAACGTCTTTGCGCTGTGCGCAATGCTGACCTCGTACTGGGGGCTGGGCGGCAGCTTCCTGACCAATATTTTCGACAAGTTCCGGCTGGGCAACGACGAGCTGCCGTTGCGCCGCTTCGGCGTGCTGCTGCTGGTGGTAGTGCCGCCGTTCGCGCTGGCCTACAGCGGCCTGGTGTCGTTCGTTAACGCGCTGTATTTCGCCGGGGTGTTCAGCGGGGTGATCCTGTCGATCATGCCGATGCTGATCCTGCGCGGCGCGCGCAAACATGGCGATCAAACCCCGCGCTGGCAGTGCGGCTGGATCACCCATCCGCTGTTGCAGAACAGCATCGTGCTGCTGTATCTGGGCAGCGCGGTATACGCCATCGCTTCACTGTTAGGCTATCTGCCCTCTGGATGGTGA
- a CDS encoding NAD-dependent succinate-semialdehyde dehydrogenase, giving the protein MKLNNPELLRSQCLINGEWCDALSGKREAVINPATGAELASIPLVSEEETQQAINAAQLAQHSWKQLTAKQRSALLLAWADRVLAAQEDLAQLMTAEQGKSLAEARGEVAYAASFITWFAEEAKRVDGAVLQAPQATQRLVVVKQPIGVCAAITPWNFPAAMITRKVAPALAAGCAIIVKPAEQTPLTALALAKLAQDAGIPPGVLQVVTGEAAQVGKVLCDSPVVRKLSFTGSTEVGRILMAQCAPSIKKLSLELGGNAPVIVFDDANLDAAVAGIMASKFRNSGQTCVCANRIYVQDGIYDRLAEKLVAAVEQLKVGDGSHEGTTQGPLIDSDAVEKVQSHIDDALIKGAQIATGGQPHALGGTFFQPTVVTGVTQKMRFAKEETFGPVAPLFRFHDEAEAIAMANDTEFGLAAYLFTQNASRQWRVPEALEYGMVGINTGLISNEVAPFGGVKQSGLGREGSRYGIEEYLELKYLCIDVSC; this is encoded by the coding sequence ATGAAACTGAATAACCCCGAGCTGCTGCGCAGCCAGTGCCTGATCAACGGCGAGTGGTGCGACGCGCTGAGCGGCAAGCGCGAGGCCGTGATCAACCCGGCCACCGGCGCAGAGCTGGCCAGCATTCCGCTGGTGAGCGAAGAAGAAACTCAGCAGGCGATCAACGCGGCGCAGCTGGCGCAGCACAGCTGGAAGCAGCTGACCGCCAAACAACGCTCCGCCTTGCTGCTGGCCTGGGCCGACAGGGTGCTGGCCGCCCAGGAAGATCTGGCGCAGCTGATGACCGCCGAGCAGGGTAAATCGCTGGCGGAAGCGCGCGGCGAAGTAGCCTACGCGGCTTCGTTTATCACCTGGTTCGCCGAAGAAGCCAAGCGGGTCGACGGCGCGGTGTTGCAGGCGCCGCAGGCCACGCAGCGGCTGGTGGTGGTGAAGCAGCCGATTGGCGTGTGCGCGGCCATTACCCCGTGGAACTTCCCGGCGGCGATGATCACCCGCAAGGTGGCGCCGGCGCTGGCGGCAGGCTGCGCCATTATCGTCAAACCGGCCGAGCAAACCCCGCTGACCGCGCTGGCGTTGGCCAAGCTGGCGCAGGACGCCGGCATTCCGCCGGGCGTGCTGCAGGTGGTGACCGGCGAAGCGGCGCAGGTGGGCAAGGTGCTGTGCGACAGCCCGGTGGTGCGCAAGCTGAGTTTTACCGGCTCGACCGAAGTTGGCCGCATCCTGATGGCGCAATGCGCGCCGAGCATCAAGAAGCTGTCGCTGGAACTGGGCGGCAACGCGCCGGTGATCGTGTTCGACGACGCCAACCTGGACGCGGCGGTGGCGGGCATCATGGCCTCCAAATTCCGCAACAGCGGCCAGACCTGCGTCTGCGCCAACCGTATCTATGTGCAGGACGGCATCTATGACCGTCTGGCGGAGAAGCTGGTAGCGGCGGTCGAACAGCTGAAGGTCGGCGACGGCAGCCACGAGGGCACCACTCAGGGGCCGCTTATCGACAGCGACGCGGTAGAGAAAGTGCAGAGCCATATCGACGATGCGTTGATCAAGGGCGCGCAGATCGCCACCGGCGGGCAACCGCACGCGTTGGGCGGCACCTTCTTCCAGCCGACGGTGGTGACCGGCGTTACCCAGAAGATGCGCTTCGCCAAAGAGGAGACCTTCGGCCCGGTAGCGCCGCTGTTCCGTTTTCATGACGAAGCGGAAGCCATCGCCATGGCCAACGACACCGAATTCGGCCTGGCGGCCTACCTGTTCACGCAGAACGCCTCGCGCCAGTGGCGGGTGCCGGAAGCGTTGGAATACGGCATGGTTGGCATCAATACCGGACTGATTTCCAACGAAGTCGCGCCGTTTGGCGGCGTGAAACAGTCAGGGCTCGGGCGTGAAGGATCGCGCTACGGGATAGAAGAATATCTGGAGCTGAAATACCTGTGTATCGATGTGAGCTGTTAA
- a CDS encoding 4-aminobutyrate--2-oxoglutarate transaminase, which translates to MKNAELNQRRQDATPRGVGVMCGFYAERAENATLWDVEGNEVIDFASGIAVLNTGHRHPKVIAAIEKQLQAFTHTAYQIVPYESYVALAERINQRAPIAGPCKTAFFTTGAEAVENAVKIARAHTGRPGLITFGGGFHGRTYMTMALTGKVAPYKLGFGPFPGSVFHGQYPNALYGVSTEDAMNSLERIFKADIDPKQVAAIVLEPVQGEGGFNVAPADFMQALRTLCDQHGILLIADEVQTGFARTGKLFAMEHYSVKPDLITMAKSLAGGMPLSAVAGRAEVMDAPAPGGLGGTYAGNPLAVVAAHAVLDVIEEEQLCQRAQRLGQHLVEVLQQARKTSPAIADIRAQGSMVAVEFNDPATGKPSAEITRQVQQKALEEGLLLLSCGVNGNVIRFLYPLTIPEDQFTKALGILSRALAL; encoded by the coding sequence ATGAAAAACGCAGAATTGAACCAACGCCGTCAGGACGCCACCCCGCGCGGGGTGGGCGTGATGTGTGGTTTTTACGCCGAGCGCGCAGAGAACGCCACGCTGTGGGATGTGGAAGGCAATGAAGTTATCGATTTTGCCTCGGGCATTGCGGTGCTGAATACCGGGCACCGTCATCCAAAGGTGATCGCGGCGATTGAAAAACAGCTGCAGGCCTTCACTCATACCGCTTACCAGATTGTTCCTTACGAAAGCTATGTCGCGCTGGCGGAGCGCATCAACCAGCGCGCGCCGATCGCCGGGCCATGTAAAACCGCGTTCTTCACCACCGGCGCGGAAGCGGTGGAGAACGCGGTGAAAATCGCCCGCGCCCATACCGGCCGGCCGGGCCTGATCACCTTCGGCGGCGGCTTCCACGGCCGCACCTACATGACCATGGCGCTGACCGGCAAAGTGGCCCCTTACAAACTGGGCTTCGGGCCGTTCCCCGGCTCGGTGTTCCACGGCCAGTACCCGAATGCGCTGTACGGCGTGAGCACTGAAGACGCGATGAACAGCCTGGAACGCATCTTTAAAGCGGATATCGATCCCAAACAGGTGGCGGCGATTGTGCTGGAGCCGGTACAGGGCGAAGGCGGCTTCAACGTGGCGCCGGCCGATTTCATGCAGGCGTTGCGCACGCTGTGCGACCAGCACGGCATTCTGCTGATTGCCGACGAAGTGCAGACCGGTTTCGCCCGTACCGGCAAGCTGTTCGCCATGGAACATTACAGCGTCAAACCGGATCTGATCACCATGGCGAAAAGCCTGGCGGGCGGCATGCCGCTGTCGGCGGTGGCGGGCCGGGCGGAAGTGATGGACGCGCCGGCGCCGGGCGGGCTGGGCGGCACCTACGCCGGTAACCCGTTGGCGGTGGTGGCGGCGCACGCGGTGCTGGACGTGATTGAAGAAGAGCAGCTGTGCCAGCGTGCGCAGCGTCTGGGCCAACATCTGGTGGAAGTGCTGCAGCAGGCGCGCAAAACCAGCCCGGCGATCGCCGATATCCGCGCCCAGGGTTCGATGGTGGCGGTGGAGTTCAACGATCCGGCCACCGGCAAACCTTCGGCGGAGATCACCCGCCAGGTGCAGCAGAAGGCGCTGGAAGAAGGGCTGTTGCTGCTGAGCTGCGGCGTGAACGGCAACGTGATCCGCTTCCTGTATCCGCTGACCATTCCTGAAGATCAGTTCACCAAGGCGCTGGGCATCCTGTCCCGCGCGCTGGCCCTGTAA